From the genome of Chanos chanos chromosome 5, fChaCha1.1, whole genome shotgun sequence, one region includes:
- the lonrf1 gene encoding LON peptidase N-terminal domain and RING finger protein 1, with product MSLQKGNSEYALEERGFFIASETERDWDEEDNVDHKRLILLKADALASENRLKDAVDVFSMALRHDYVRPDQLSTLVDCILRNFKRKSEDTARVVVSHQNRAKDSEFNCPGCHRFLGEPVTIACGHSYCKGCLRQSLFSKCKLCSEDIGTRPEVLRPNVILCGLLEKLFPNDFKRIKTLGEVEGLLQSEQFDEAVSLASNLLESDPDDVWARVYRAEAHLGLKQHDQALEDLDVWLSGVPTAEGYFRKAKILQEVGRVDESLQVFLQCLALDESLSKAKREVERILYDLLSPVGENVTVGLRETAQNASPHLRSKILAGEAQVKAQNQQREEQSHCQSETHTASAQSELQQKVNRAESLERTGLNRAHSLRARGLEGAGEEGLKRVCSAPQLGDQEKSALLKRKLSISEAAQCVVYSNRSKHKKQGGADHERAVVTNPRRTVTKEQLDSNDLECSLCMRLFFEPVTTPCGHTFCKSCLERCLDHTPQCPLCKESLKEYLATRKYSITAILDDIIKRYLSEEHSERQKVHIEETKELSDLTKNVPIFVCTMAYPTVPCPLHVFEPRYRLMIRRCMETGTRQFGMCINDPQKGFVDYGCMLQIRSVHFLPDGRSVVDTIGGKRFRVLSRGMRDGYCIADIEYLEDTKVNGEEELVKLQELHDQVYEQARTWFQNLKNRFRNQILQHFGPMPEREADIQATPNGPACCWWLLAVLPVDPRYQLSVLSMTTLKERLVKIQHILTYLQNIPNE from the exons ATGTCGTTACAAAAGGGTAACTCAGAATATGCGTTGGAAGAAAGGGGATTTTTCATAGCTTCTGAGACAGAACGCGACTGGGACGAAGAAGATAATGTAGACCACAAGAGACTTATTTTACTTAAAGCTGATGCTTTAGCATCGGAAAACCGTCTTAAAGATGCCGTAGATGTGTTTTCAATGGCTTTGCGCCATGATTATGTCCGACCGGACCAATTAAGCACCTTAGTGGATTGCATTTTACGGAACTTCAAGAGAAAATCGGAGGATACAGCAAGGGTGGTAGTCAGTCATCAAAACCGGGCCAAGGACAGCGAATTTAACTGTCCAGGGTGTCATAGATTTCTTGGCGAACCTGTGACTATTGCCTGTGGACATTCTTACTGTAAAGGATGTTTACGACAGTCGCTATTCTCCAAATGTAAATTGTGCAGCGAAGACATCGGGACAAGGCCTGAGGTCCTGCGACCTAATGTAATTCTTTGCGGACTTCTAGAAAAATTGTTCCCTAATGActtcaaaagaataaaaacgCTAGGGGAGGTTGAAGGTCTTTTACAAAGTGAACAGTTTGACGAGGCAGTGTCACTAGCAAGTAACCTTTTGGAATCTG accctGATGATGTCTGGGCCAGAGTGTACCGAGCTGAAGCCCACCTAGGCCTGAAGCAGCATGACCAGGCCCTGGAGGACTTGGACGTGTGGCTGAGTGGAGTCCCCACTGCTGAG GGCTATTTCCGAAAAGCCAAAATCCTCCAAGAGGTGGGACGAGTTGACGAATCTCTGCAAGTCTTCCTACAGTGCCTGGCCTTGGATGAGAGCCTCAGCAAGGCCAAAcgagaggtggagagg ATTCTGTATGATCTGCTGTCCCCCGTCGGTGAAAACGTGACGGTTGGTTTACGCGAGACGGCCCAGAACGCTTCCCCTCACCTGCGCAGTAAGATCCTAGCGGGAGAGGCCCAGGTGAAAGCTCAGAACCAGCAGCGTGAAGAGCAGTCCCACTGTCAGTCTGAAACGCACACTGCCTCAGCCCAGTCCGAGCTACAGCAG AAGGTTAACCGGGCCGAGAGTCTGGAGCGGACAGGCCTGAACAGAGCTCACTCGCTGCGGGCCCGTGGGCTGGAGGGAGCGGGAGAAGAAGGGCTGAAGAGGGTGTGCTCAGCTCCGCAGCTTGGTGACCAGGAAAAGAGTGCTTTACTCAAGAGGAAACTGTCCATCTCAGAGGCAGCGCAATGTGTGGTATACAGTAACAGgagtaaacataaaaaacaagGAG GTGCTGACCACGAGCGTGCTGTGGTAACTAACCCTCGCCGGACAGTGACCAAGGAACAGTTGGACTCCAATGACCTTGAATGCTCCCTATGCATGAG aTTGTTCTTTGAGCCAGTGACCACACCCTGTGGCCACACATTCTGTAAAAGCTGTCTGGAACGTTGTCTTGACCATACTCCCCAATGTCCACTCTGTAAAGAGAGCCTCAAAGAG TATCTAGCCACTAGAAAGTACTCCATCACAGCCATTTTGGATGACATCATTAAACGGTACTTGTCTGAAGAGCATTCTGAAAGGCAGAAGGTCCATATTGAAGAAACTAAAGAGCTCTCAGA CCTGACGAAGAATGTCCCTATTTTTGTGTGTACCATGGCCTACCCTACTGTGCCTTGCCCCCTCCATGTCTTTGAGCCGCGTTATCGCCTTATGATTCGCCGCTGTATGGAGACTGGCACCCGCCAATTTGGGATGTGTATCAATGATCCACAGAAAGG GTTTGTGGACTACGGTTGCATGTTACAGATCCGGAGCGTGCACTTCCTGCCTGACGGCCGTTCTGTTGTGGACACGATTGGAGGAAAGCGCTTCCGTGTCCTGTCTCGTGGCATGAGAGATGGATATTGCATCGCTGACATTGAATATTTGGAAGACACTAAA GTAAATGGTGAGGAGGAGCTAGTCAAACTGCAGGAGCTTCATGACCAGGTGTATGAGCAGGCCCGTACCTGGTTTCAGAACCTCAAGAACCGTTTCCGGAACCAAATTCTACAGCATTTTGGCCCCATGCCTGAGAGAGAAGCAGATATTCAG GCCACACCCAACGGCCCAGCATGCTGCTGGTGGCTTCTCGCTGTGCTTCCAGTGGACCCTCGTTACCAGCTGTCTGTCCTCTCAATGACCACGCTGAAAGAACGCTTGGTCAAGATCCAGCACATTCTCACCTACCTGCAGAATATCCCCAATGAGTAG
- the cabp4 gene encoding calcium-binding protein 4, translating into MSQKGQKGGQDTSASSRPGSSSEKTPLRSALRHSSKDGHHRGSSTESSGSRSHGRRRSLGQNSIASAYTAYLNALFGQDRELLPEELDELLLAFKEFDYDQDGYLHYKDVADCMRTMGYMPTEMELIEIVQQIKMKWGGHVDFEDFCELMGPRMLAETAHMVGMRELQCAFKQFDFDGDGRITLEELKEAMKTLLGEKLKKGELEEILSDIDLNGDGNVDFDEFVMMLSAR; encoded by the exons ATGTCTCAGAAAGGACAAAAAGGAGGACAGGACACCAG TGCATCCTCTCGCCCTGGATCCTCATCAGAAAAGACTCCATTACGATCTGCTCTACGTCACTCCTCCAAAGACGGTCATCACAGAGGCTCTTCCACAGAATCCTCAGGCTCACGGTCTCACGGGAGGAGAAGGAGCCTTGGACAGAACTCTATAGCATCAGCATACACTGCCTACCTCAATGCACTGTTTGGTCAG gaCAGAGAATTATTGCCTGAGGAACTGGATG aGTTGCTGTTAGCATTTAAGGAATTTGACTATGACCAGGATGGATATTTACACTATAAGGATGTTGCAGACTGTATGAGGACTATGGGATACATGCCCACTGAGATGGAGCTAATAGAGATTGTTCAACAgatcaaaatgaaat GGGGAGGTCATGTGGATTTTGAGGATTTCTGTGAGCTAATGGGGCCCAGGATGTTGGCAGAGACTGCTCACATGGTTGGCATGAGGGAGCTACAGTGTGCTTTCAAACAG TTTGATTTTGATGGGGATGGACGGATCACCTTGGAGGAACTGAAGGAGGCCATGAAAACGCTCCTGGGGGAGAAGCTGAAGAAAGGGGAGCTGGAGGAGATCCTAAGTGACATCGACCTCAACGGAGATGGCAACGTGGACTTTGATG AATTTGTCATGATGCTATCAGCTCGATAG